Genomic segment of Mastomys coucha isolate ucsf_1 unplaced genomic scaffold, UCSF_Mcou_1 pScaffold5, whole genome shotgun sequence:
cactctgtagaccaggctggccttacatttaagagattcacctgcttttgcctcccaaatgctgggattaaaggtgtgcaccaacaccaCCCAGCAAAAGTGACGAAGTTTTAAAGGGTATAAAACAATGTTTCTAGGTGGAAAAATTTAAAGctacttttttacatttatttaatgtgtgtgtctctgtgtgtgtgttcacatgtgtgtgtgtgctcacaggcTCACATGTCATAGTGAGTATATAGAGATCGGAAGACCATTGGTGGGAGTTAgctttctcctcccaccatgtgggtgctggggattgaactcaagttgtcaggcttgctTGGCAGGaatctttatccactgagcctgtATAGAAAAGTCTTAATATGTAAAAGATCTCAACCTTCCTCACATTATACATCTTATGGAATACTAATCAGAATTTCAGAATTTATGTTGCATCTTAAAGTTCATTTGGAAAAATGTGTGGGAGAGTAGCTAAGACATCCTTTGGGGAAAGAATGAGATATTATTCCTTTATCAAATATGAAACATGCTTACACCATATTCAAATTTAATGGcactatttgtttttactttttctttttctttttttttttacttttattttatttctttttttattagatattttatttatatgtcatatgatttctcctttcccagtttcccctccaaaaaaagaaaacaaaaaacaaaaaaaaaacccaaaaaataacaagaacaaactcctgttccctctcccctccccctgcttgacaccccaccctctcccacttactggccttggcattcccctacactgggggcacagaaccttcacagggccaagggcctctcctcccattgatgaccgacttggccatcctctactatatacatgctgccagagccatcagtcccaccatggttggtggtttagtttactttttctttttgagacaaagtctcactctaGCCAAGACTGCCCTTGAGCTGGtggtagtcctcctgcctcagcctcctggggctGGGATTATGAGCGTGTATGATCATATCCAGCTTTCTGgtactattttgttgttgttttgggttcttgtttgttcatgaaatagggtttctctgtgtagtcctggctgttctggcacttgctctatagaccaagctggcttcgaactcagagatctttctgtctccagagtgctgggactaaatgtgtGCACCATTACCATCTAGCCTCTGGTACTATTTCTGAACTTACCAAAATTAACTTAGGTTCCTTGGGAAAAGGGATGGTTTCCAGTCTTGGGCAAGAAGCAGAAGTCAAGAGACTGGAGGGGTGGAGTATACTTGTAATCATAAGGTTTGGGAGGCTGTTGTAGGGAGACTAAGATTTTAagggaagcctgggctacatagaatctgcctcaaaaaaattgGCTGGGAATGTGTTtagtgggtagagtgctttccCAGTATACACGAAGTCTTGGATTTTATCCCCAGTGCTGGATAAAACTGGGTGTTATGGTACATTCTCCTAGTGATCAGGAGGGCAAGGTGAAGGATCAGAGATTCAAGAttgcacagtgagtttgaggctagcctaggctatatgaggccctgttcttcttttttaaaaaatatttatttatttattttatatatgtgagtgcattgttgctctcttcagacacaccagaagagggaatgggaTCCCATTactggtggctgtgagccaccatatggttgctgggaattgaactcaggaccttcagaaaagcagttggtgctcttaactgctgagcgatatctccagccccaaggccttattctttttttaatagggctagggaggtggcttaggtggcaaagtgcttgctacacaagcctgAAGGCCAGAGTCTGGGTCCCCAACACTCACACAAAAAGCTGAGTGCTGCGGTGCACATCTGTTGTGCTGACTCTAAGGGGTgtgcagagacagatggattgctggagctcactggccagctagcttaGTCCAGTCTGTGAGTTCTAAATTCAGctagagaccatgtctcaaaaagtgaGGTGGGGCTGGGCCTTGTGAcatatgcatttaatcccagcactggggagtctgttgagttcaaggatagcctggtctacttagtgagttccaggacagtcagagctaggTAGTGAAATCctgtatataaacaaacaaacaaataaaaattaagatggagAATGATTTGGGGAAGACCCTTGAAGTCAACCTTTGACTTCCATtcttatgcatgcacacacatgcgcgcacgcgcacacacacacacacacacacacacacacacaccaccaccaccaccatcactaccatcaccaaaCAACcaacccagaaaaaaataaatacataaatgtataagATAAAACATTAATATTATTGTTATACTAGAGGGCTCCATGGGAGTGACCCAGGATTATTAGTCACAGCAGCCATAGGAGTTATGTTGAAAAGGATTTTTGTGGCcttatgtaatttattttctatgcaAACACATGAGGTCATAATAAtgcctttcaaaaaaaaagtcaggaatcAGGCATGGCGGTGGATGCTTGTAGACCCAGGTACTCAAAAGTATGAAGTAGGGGGGTCGATTGAGCTCAGCCAATGCCTAAGGAACATAGTGAGATCCTTGGAAGTGAGAGACTTgaaagtaaaaccaaaaccaaacttgTTCAAACGGAATAGGGCTGGGGATCTGTCATGCGGTGAATGTACAGGCtgttcaatgtctgggatcccaTCTTCATGACAAAATAATTTTCCCTTGTTACCTGGGGAGGGTGCTAGGTTACCCAGAGGCATACCATTGCTTcctggaaatgtaaataagggAGAGAATCAATCATCCACCCCCTCTCTCCTGGGTAAGCTTATCACAGAGTAAGTGCAAGGTTGCCAGGCAGCAGTTCTTGTGCGTGTGTGGGTCTGTAtgttttcttacctttttttttttgttttgagataagctctcattatgtagctcgAGCTAGCTCCATAGTCGCCATGTAACCCGCACTGGCCTTCAGTTTGCAGCAGTGGGATAGTAGGCTCGAATACAACACTCAGCAGGTAGGAGAGTCCTTTGTAAAAGTCTTATTTATGATTGTACAACGTTAACACTTTGCAGTCTCTGTGAGCATCAGCCTTAGACACCATCCTGAATGCCTGCAAGGACAAGCATCCTGAATGCCTGTAGGAGGCTGGTAGAGCACATTGTAATGGGCAGATCAGACTGATGACCCCAGAACCTGCCAGCTCTAGAAAGACAGGCAGccatttcttttgagacagggtcttactacatagcccaggctggcctggaactcactgtgcttCTGCTGCCCCAGTGGATTTAAAGTGTGGGTACCACACCCAGCAGACTTCACTGCATCCTGTGGGAGGCACAGGACTCCACCCTGGGTGAATATTTTCACATTGAATTTGGGCCTACTAAGCCTCTAGGACAAACCtgggaaaacaaaaaaggggCCGAGACAAGGGCACAGACTAAGCAAGACCACGGGGAAATAAGCGGACTATACTAGCCCTCATAGAATGTGGGAAAATACTTTAGACAAATGAcccaattttaataaaatgaccatccaaccaacaaacaaaaaccacgaATGATTGGGCATAGGGAGAGGAATACTGTGGACTGAAAGACCAGAGAGACACTTTCTCCAGAAGGCAGTCTGAAAAACATGATGCTAATATTCCCTTGTCGTCCCCATTCCTGGCATACTAAAGACATACGACCTTCAGATCCTTGCCCTTTGATGTCACCTGTAAACTTCTGACCTCTGCTGCTGCGGGTCACCCACAAACCCTTTCGGCAGAATAACTCCAGCTGAGCCTGGCTCTGGGCTCCCTCTGgagaggatgggtgggtgggtaccACCGTCAAAGCATTTTCATCTCATCCTCCATCTCCCCTCAGCATATTCTCAGCACCTGGATAATGAGATCAGTCATAGCAGCTACTTGGGCACCGACTACCCCACAGCCATGACCCCCACTTCCCCTCGGCGCTACTCCCCTGTGGCCAAGGACCTGCTTGGGGAGGAAGACATTCCCCGGGAACCAAGGAGAATCGTGATCCATCGGGGCTCCACCGGCCTGGGCTTCAACATTGTGGGCGGCGAGGACGGTGAAGGCATCTTCATCTCCTTCATCCTTGCTGGGGGTCCAGCCGACCTCAGTGGGGAGCTGCGGAAGGGGGACCAGATCCTGTCGGTGAGAGAGGCCTGTGCAAGGGTGTGCACTGCCCACCAAAGAGAGTCCTATGCTCTTGGGGAGGGGCTGGATGGGCTCAAGTCTGGTCCGGCTGGACCACTACCTGACTCACTCAGTCCCAAGGTTTATTGTCTTCCCATCCCAGGTGATAGCATCTTCTGCCCTTTCTAGGTCAATGGCGTTGACCTCCGCAATGCCAGTCACGAACAGGCTGCCATTGCCCTGAAGAATGCGGGTCAGACGGTCACGATTATTGCTCAGTATAAACCAGAAGGTACCACGACTAAGCTTCCCTACCTGGTTGGCCCTCAGCATTGTCTCTTTAGCTGACGGATGGTCTCAGTAGGGCTAGGGCGAGGGATGGTGGGCTGTGGCGTCAGGACGGGACAGAGTTTCAGAACCTTCTTGTCCTTCCTCAGAGTATAGTCGATTCGAGGCCAAGATCCATGATCTTCGGGAACAGCTTATGAATAGTAGCCTGGGCTCAGGGACTGCATCCCTGCGAAGCAACCCCAAGAGGGGCTTCTATATCAGGTAAGAAGCTTCCTGGGCATGGCTCTGGAGGCCTCCATGAACTTGTGTCCATCCCCCACACAGCTCCTTCCCTGAATCTTGCCCTTCTACTCTCCCACCCAGACGTGACACTTAGCCAAGGGTTCATAGACTTGGCTGTACACACTGGTCTTCTGGAGTATATCATCTGCTTGAAATCATAGCGCCTGCCCCAAATGTCTGAATTGCCTTCTAGGCCCCGGTCACCCAAGCACTTCCCGATGGCTCTCATGGTAGGACCTAAGGCCAGTCAATGTATGATGCAGCAGGCGTTtctaactccctccctccctccttccctccctccctcgttGCCTAGGCTGAGTTTGAACCCCTGTGCTTTAATAATCCTCCTGCCATAGACTACAGGCActtgtcaccatgcccagctttgggATATTTTGAGTCTTCCTCCAGCTTGGCATCCTTGTGGGAAGCCTCTGTGGAAGGAGGGCAGCTCTTCTGTGCCCgcctcctgtctttctttctttctacttatcCTTCCACTCTCCCCGCCCCTGCGCTAGGGATTGAATCAGGGCTCCGTGCATGTTAGGCAGGCACTGAAACCACCGTTGAAAATCCACCTCAGCTCACCTCCTGACTGCTCAGTAGTGTTTGCTCCCTTCTCGGGGCCTCCTTCCTCATGAGTCCCCTTCTTGTCTCCTCACAAGGCATCAAGGTTttgtccctctccttccctgtccctctccctcaactgttttctttgttcatgTGGCTGGTCTTATGTGTCCTCGGCTATCCAGGCATCTCTTAGAGCTGTGTGGCCTGGTGGGATGCCTTCTCAGAGGTCCCAACCATTCTGGCTGTTGCCTATAGGCCAGCTCCATTGGGTTGTCCACAGCCATGTCACAGCCAACATGTCCTAGACTCAGCTTGCTGTGTTTTTCCTGGATGCTTGTGTTACATGTCTTAGGGCCCACACCTAAGCGTTCCCTCCCCGTTGGAGGCTAGCAAGTGCCTGGGGTCATTCATTTCTCACTGCTGGACGATACTATATGGCTCTGGGGGTTTTTCTCTTCAGCTCCACTGCTTTTCTCTGCACCTTTGCCCTTGCAGAAACTTCCCAGAGCAGGCAGGGGATTGGTTTGTGTAGTTAGTTCATGCCTTGCTGCAGATCCCTTGTCCAGAATCTGACTGGTGCTCAGGGTGCCCGGGGCATCCTTCCTGGGGTCCACAGCCAGGCCCTGACCCACAGTTACTTGCGCTACAGGGCCCTGTTTGACTACGACAAGACCAAGGACTGCGGTTTCTTGAGCCAGGCCCTGAGCTTCCGCTTTGGGGATGTGCTTCATGTAATTGATGCTAGTGATGAAGAGTGGTGGCAAGCGCGGCGGGTCCACTCTGACAGTGAGACCGATGACATTGGCTTCATTCCCAGCAAACGGCGGTAAGGTTCCCAGGGCCCTGAAGCTTTCCTGATAGAGACGTCCAAGTCCACATGGTCCCCCAGGGTGGGCATTCAGTAGGGGACTCTTGGGAATCTGCTAGGCCTTGCCAGGGACCATGACTCTCCTCAACCTCTGGGAGAGAACTTCTCTCCTCCATGAGGGATGCAGGGCCCAGGTGCTACTGGAAGATGGGTGCACCTGGACCAGAGGGTGGGGACCTCACTGGGCATTTCCCTACTATTGCCTGCTCTTCCTCCATGTATCCCTAGGGTCGAGCGACGAGAGTGGTCAAGGTTAAAGGCCAAGGTAGGTGGAAGGTAGATGATGAACTTGGTGGGAAGTGGTAGGGGCAGCCTCTGAGCTAAATCCTGAGCCTACTGCAAGGATTGCTTTTTCTTCTAGGACTGGGGCTCCAGCTCTGGATCACAGGGTAGGTAGGGTTAATTGGAAAGCTGTGGGATGTGCTGAACATGGAGTTCCCTTGACATTCGTGGGGAAAGCAGGCGAGATGGTCTCCAGGTCACCTGCCCTGCAGAGCCCCTTGCAGATGCCCTGTCTCCTACCAGGTCGAGAAGACTCGGTTCTGAGCTATGAGACGGTGACGCAGATGGAAGGTGAGCCCTGGTCCCAGCCTCGGCCCTCCTGCCCGCCTGCTTTGCTGGCTGCCTGAGCCAAATCCTTTCTCCCCAGTGCACTATGCTCGCCCCATCATCATCCTTGGGCCCACCAAAGACCGTGCCAACGATGATCTTCTCTCCGAGTTCCCCGACAAGTTTGGATCCTGTGTCCCTCGTGAGTATGGATACCTTGGATCTCTATGGAGTTGGAGTTGGGGGACCCAAGGCTCACTTTGTCGGGGTTGTGACACTGGAGTAAAGCGAGACACAGATCCCTTTAGAGGAGGGGCTCTGTCCACCCACTTTTATGTCTGCAGGAGACAAGGCTGGGCCAGCGCCTGGCAGACCTCAGGGCGGCAGTTCTGTCCCACCTTCGTCTCAGTCTCCTTGAGTACTCTGGGGGGCTGGCTGCTAGAGGCTGGCATTAAAGGGGTGGTGGTTAGATCTTTGTGGGGCGGGATGACTTCTTGGCAGATACGACACGTCCTAAGCGGGAATATGAGATAGATGGCCGGGATTACCACTTTGTCTCCTCCCGGGAGAAAATGGAGAAGGACATTCAGGCGCACAAGTTCATTGAGGCTGGCCAGTACAACAGCCACCTCTACGGGACCAGTGTCCAGTCTGTGCGAGAGGTAGCAGAGCAGGTAAGAGCTGGTGGGcacctcatcctcttcctcctgcccacTCCTTACCCCATGGCCTCCTCCAGCTCTCTCtaactcttctttctctctgtctctttccctgctGGGTCTGCACTCcgctcctccacctccttctcctcttgggCACCTCTGACCTGCTCTTCTGTGGCCCGCTCCCCTTGCTTCCTGACCCCTGCTCCCCACTGccatctgtccctgtctctcctgcttctccctcctcgccccatttctcttctcttcccggGCTTTTGCCTTTGGTGGCTGTGccttccccaacttgtttctttcttcctccctgactcccttctgctcctccccttcttttttaATGGGGGGGGTCCCCCCGCTaccctctctcccatccctcctttATCCCCTTTTCCCTAACACTCTCCACACTGCCTGTCCTCCCTCTGTGGCTCTTTTCTCcatctgcctcccctccctcccatctgtCTCTCCCAttccttccatctgtctgtcctctgtccgtcctcccctcctcctccctccatcctaaTTCTGTTATCCTCTCCCTCCACTGGCTTTCCCTGctgcctggctctgccctctgcattCCACCTCCACTGCCCCTCTCGCCTTTGCcctgctttttgtctttttggttcctctctcccttctcctacACTCTTGGTTTGCCTCCTTCCCGCCCTCCTGTGCTTGTCCTTCCATCTTCctgttccccccaaccccctatTGGTCACTCTGtccattcctccttctcttctcttgcctacATGTCCTTTGGCATCTCTCACTTCCCCTTTGGCCAACCTCCCGCCCCCACCTTTCTatattctccttctcttcctggcacctctgtctgtcctttcctGCTACCTGCTGGTCCCCCCCTCCGCCTACCCTGCCTGCCCCCAGGGGAAGCACTGCATCCTCGATGTCTCAGCCAATGCCGTGCGGCGGCTGCAGGCGGCCCACCTGCACCCTATCGCCATCTTCATCCGTCCCCGCTCCCTGGAGAATGTGCTGTGAGTATGGTCCTGGGGGcttcccctctgctccctccaccTGTGACCCTGGGCTCTCAAGGCCCCCACCTTGATCTGTCCTCTCAGAACCCTGGACAGCAACTCCCACAGTGTTCAAAGAGCTGCATTGAGAGTTTGAGAGTCAGGGCTTGAAACAATGGCGGgcctttcccccttctcccttggGTTAGGCAGGCCTACAGTTCTCAGTAGCCCCCCTGGATGTACACAGGCTGGGGCAAACCAGAACCTCAGAGGCAGTTGGGAGTCAATCTGGATTCCTTCTATGGGGATAAAGGTTGGAAGGATGagttccagaggtcctggatgGGGTGGGTTGCTGTGAGCTCATCTGTAGCCCCAGAGGGTATCAGAAATTATATTGTTCGCTGTGTGCTTCAACTATGAAAGAAGTTGCAACTTAGCCTGCCGGGAAGGAGGTAAAAATGCAGAGAGGGGGCTACCCCTCacatctgtgtctctctccctcttgacAGAGAGATCAATAAGCGGATCACAGAAGAGCAAGCCCGGAAAGCCTTCGACAGAGCCACGAAGCTGGAGCAGGAGTTTACAGAGTGCTTCTCAGGTGAGAGGCCAGCCGGTTCCATGAGCCCCCGAGTGCAGGGTGTACTGAGATTTCATGGAGCTGCCCTTCTGGGTGTGGCTGGTGTGGGAAGAGGGATCCATGACCCCTGGCTGAAGGAGTGGGACGTGCTCCTTGCTTTGGGCTCCTTGGTCACGTGTCTTTGGGACCTTGGCCTCACTTGCTGCTCCACCCAACTTGCAGCCATCGTAGAGGGCGACAGCTTTGAAGAGATCTATCACAAAGTGAAACGTGTCATCGAAGACCTCTCAGGCCCCTACATCTGGGTCCCAGCCCGAGAGAGACTCTGATTCCTGCCCTGGCTTGGCCTGGACTCACCCTGCCCTAACCACCTGGGCCCTTGGTCTGGACTGAATAGCCCAAGCCCTTCGTACCCCAGCCTCCTTTCCCGCCcttcttatttatttcctttctgacTGGATCGAGCCCATTGGAGGGGGGACACTCCTCTCTGCATGTATCCCTGCACCCCAGATCAGGGCCCCTAGACCCCAGGAAACTGGGGTCGGGGGGTGGAGCCGGGCTCCTGGTTCCGAGCCCTTGCTCCTTAGGACCCCTACCCCTGCCCgcccccatgcacacacagacccacTGGGGGCCTCTGCCCTCCCCATTTTCTCCCACACACATTCCAGAAGTCAGGGCCCCCTCTCAAGGAGTACCCGCTGTAGGGATGCAGGGCCACAGGCTTCCGCGCTCTCCTGAGGCAGGGGCTGGGGTCACCCCTGCCCCACCATAACTCCCCACACCGTTTGagttctcatttattttctccatttttttcttctcaaaggtGGTTTTTGGGGGGAGAAGTAAGGGGGTTCTCCCGAGGGTCCCCCCATCTTTCACACACCTCCCACCTTTTTTTCTTTGCCGGTTTGCATGAGTGGAAGGTCTaactgtggctttttttttttctgggatttattttattttaattcattttatttttttggggaaaaggggagggatgGGTCTAGGGAGTGGGAAatatgggagggggtggggggcaaggggTCAGGGGTTGGGTGTCCGGGAGCCAGGGGAGGACAGGAAATGCTGCCGCCTtctgcaatttatttattttttcttttgagagagtgaaaggaagagacagacactTGAAACCCCGTGTGTGGTCTGGTTCTTTGGGGTGAGGGAGGGAAGTGGAGAGAGATGCAGGTTGGGGCCTGGGGTGGGTGGCTCTGAGGACTTCAGATCCTTACTTACCTCACAGAGTATAGTATGCCCAAAAGGGTCCTGGGAAGGAATTACCAGACCAAGGCAGACAGAGATGATGCCGACAGGCCTGGGAAGAGCAGGAGCTGTGCTCGCCCCTGGCAGACTCGCCACTGATCCCTGTAAGCTCCGTCCAGCCCTGACCACTCCCCTAGCTGACCTCATCCCTGTTGACAGCACATTCATTCCTAAAGAAAAATACAGTAGCTCCTTGGCTTACAGTGGGTTGAAAGGACCTATGTATGAAACTATACCGAAGGTACAAATTTAATGTATCGGATTGGCTGGACATCAGGACTTAGGCTCAGAGCCTAAGCCCATGGTTGGGCAAAGCTTGTTGTGTTACAAAGTACTGAACAGCTCATGGGATGGCCTGGGAGCTGAGACACGGTACTACTGCTCAGCATCAAGAGCCACACAGTATACGATTAGcccataaaaagataaagacCCATTATGGAGgaatatgcctgtaatcccagcatttgagaagctgaagcaagagaattGGGAGTTCAGGGTTAGCCCAGGCTATCTAGCCTGAGCTTCAGAATGAAGCTACTTTAAAAGGTCTAACAAaatgcaacaaaaacaaaaaagtagtttCTACCGAATGTATATTTCTTGGtatgttttttctgttttgttttgttttgtttttgttttttgagacagggtttctttgtgtagccNNNNNNNNNNTCTAGGTTGACCCATTAAAGATGGGGCTGCATAGAGGAAACATTCTTTGTTATATTTATGGGGTTGTGGACAGAATTTTGTCTatttgatttgtttcattttttccagACACCGTTTCTCTATGAAACtacagctgtcctggaactcaatctgtagaacaggctggccttgaactcagagagctgcctgcctctgcctcccaagtgctgggactaaaggcgtgcaccctcACTACTCAGTGTAGACAGAATCTTTTCAAGAGTTTGCTGGATGAGGGATGTCGTATGAATAGTTACTGTTGGATTTCTTTGTGTGCCACTTTGCAGGATTTGAGGGAGTCTTGGCAAATATTGTggctaagaaaacagaaatgtgacCCCAGAGAGACAAGCTGGAGAAATGAAGATGAGCATTTAATTTCAGAACTTGACAGATAAGCTACTTGCTGGCACTAGCTATGATGCCATCCCCACGTCTGT
This window contains:
- the Dlg4 gene encoding disks large homolog 4 isoform X4; the encoded protein is MDCLCIVTTKKYRYQDEDTPPLEHSPAHLPNQANSPPVIVNTDTLEAPGYVNGTEGEMEYEEITLERGNSGLGFSIAGGTDNPHIGDDPSIFITKIIPGGAAAQDGRLRVNDSILFVNEVDVREVTHSAAVEALKEAGSIVRLYVMRRKPPAEKVMEIKLIKGPKGLGFSIAGGVGNQHIPGDNSIYVTKIIEGGAAHKDGRLQIGDKILAVNSVGLEDVMHEDAVAALKNTYDVVYLKVAKPSNAYLSDSYAPPDITTSYSQHLDNEISHSSYLGTDYPTAMTPTSPRRYSPVAKDLLGEEDIPREPRRIVIHRGSTGLGFNIVGGEDGEGIFISFILAGGPADLSGELRKGDQILSVNGVDLRNASHEQAAIALKNAGQTVTIIAQYKPEEYSRFEAKIHDLREQLMNSSLGSGTASLRSNPKRGFYIRALFDYDKTKDCGFLSQALSFRFGDVLHVIDASDEEWWQARRVHSDSETDDIGFIPSKRRVERREWSRLKAKDWGSSSGSQGREDSVLSYETVTQMEVHYARPIIILGPTKDRANDDLLSEFPDKFGSCVPHTTRPKREYEIDGRDYHFVSSREKMEKDIQAHKFIEAGQYNSHLYGTSVQSVREVAEQGKHCILDVSANAVRRLQAAHLHPIAIFIRPRSLENVLEINKRITEEQARKAFDRATKLEQEFTECFSAIVEGDSFEEIYHKVKRVIEDLSGPYIWVPARERL
- the Dlg4 gene encoding disks large homolog 4 isoform X5, which translates into the protein MAQDLEQMYTKANSPPVIVNTDTLEAPGYELQVNGTEGEMEYEEITLERGNSGLGFSIAGGTDNPHIGDDPSIFITKIIPGGAAAQDGRLRVNDSILFVNEVDVREVTHSAAVEALKEAGSIVRLYVMRRKPPAEKVMEIKLIKGPKGLGFSIAGGVGNQHIPGDNSIYVTKIIEGGAAHKDGRLQIGDKILAVNSVGLEDVMHEDAVAALKNTYDVVYLKVAKPSNAYLSDSYAPPDITTSYSQHLDNEISHSSYLGTDYPTAMTPTSPRRYSPVAKDLLGEEDIPREPRRIVIHRGSTGLGFNIVGGEDGEGIFISFILAGGPADLSGELRKGDQILSVNGVDLRNASHEQAAIALKNAGQTVTIIAQYKPEEYSRFEAKIHDLREQLMNSSLGSGTASLRSNPKRGFYIRALFDYDKTKDCGFLSQALSFRFGDVLHVIDASDEEWWQARRVHSDSETDDIGFIPSKRRVERREWSRLKAKDWGSSSGSQGREDSVLSYETVTQMEVHYARPIIILGPTKDRANDDLLSEFPDKFGSCVPHTTRPKREYEIDGRDYHFVSSREKMEKDIQAHKFIEAGQYNSHLYGTSVQSVREVAEQGKHCILDVSANAVRRLQAAHLHPIAIFIRPRSLENVLEINKRITEEQARKAFDRATKLEQEFTECFSAIVEGDSFEEIYHKVKRVIEDLSGPYIWVPARERL
- the Dlg4 gene encoding disks large homolog 4 isoform X3 — encoded protein: MDCLCIVTTKKYRYQDEDTPPLEHSPAHLPNQANSPPVIVNTDTLEAPGYELQVNGTEGEMEYEEITLERGNSGLGFSIAGGTDNPHIGDDPSIFITKIIPGGAAAQDGRLRVNDSILFVNEVDVREVTHSAAVEALKEAGSIVRLYVMRRKPPAEKVMEIKLIKGPKGLGFSIAGGVGNQHIPGDNSIYVTKIIEGGAAHKDGRLQIGDKILAVNSVGLEDVMHEDAVAALKNTYDVVYLKVAKPSNAYLSDSYAPPDITTSYSQHLDNEISHSSYLGTDYPTAMTPTSPRRYSPVAKDLLGEEDIPREPRRIVIHRGSTGLGFNIVGGEDGEGIFISFILAGGPADLSGELRKGDQILSVNGVDLRNASHEQAAIALKNAGQTVTIIAQYKPEEYSRFEAKIHDLREQLMNSSLGSGTASLRSNPKRGFYIRALFDYDKTKDCGFLSQALSFRFGDVLHVIDASDEEWWQARRVHSDSETDDIGFIPSKRRVERREWSRLKAKDWGSSSGSQGREDSVLSYETVTQMEVHYARPIIILGPTKDRANDDLLSEFPDKFGSCVPHTTRPKREYEIDGRDYHFVSSREKMEKDIQAHKFIEAGQYNSHLYGTSVQSVREVAEQGKHCILDVSANAVRRLQAAHLHPIAIFIRPRSLENVLEINKRITEEQARKAFDRATKLEQEFTECFSAIVEGDSFEEIYHKVKRVIEDLSGPYIWVPARERL